A window of Eubacteriaceae bacterium ES3 contains these coding sequences:
- a CDS encoding cadherin-like beta sandwich domain-containing protein, with translation MEKSIRIIPKCLLIVIGLLMIVGLSPQTALAATHTVSDSQTFDISSCAAGDIVEVDAGATATLTGSQNVLISCSEGVTLTLDSVTSDVSATSNACALNFSGSGNTLILSGTNTFKSGSNEPGIQVETDTKLEIKGDGILDVTGGKYGAGIGGGFSTDGGTITISGGTVTVTGGDKGAGIGGGYCCYADSGTITISGGIVTATGGEGGAGIGGGDHGDGGTIAVSGGTVTVTGGDKGAGIGGGSSGDGGTITVSGGTVTATGGDSATGIGGGRNSDNGTITISGGTVTATGGYGGAGIGGGSSVYGNTITTITGGTVTATGGYGGAGIGGSSSLGGGTISITGGTVFAKRGSSGNKDIGPGNSSSSGSLSISGDALIFLANDACLTPNTITHTHFSKSGPLYGFSLPDGWTDAGIYARACVMTYDDNGGTGTKNANMPVNGTITVDDDSGFENPGYNFKEWNTKANGSGTSYAPGDNITVSKDITLYAIWTADKTSMIGSISPADYDAPIDGNVIITFNNDMDTSVTGTVSINGTALSGGAWSNSGRTYTIPYYGLDYYQSCTIDISGFQDSYGTTMTDDSASFTSESPADLSSLAVNTGSLNAVFDPGTAAYSVDASGIDSIGITAQTLDPGASMTINGSLTTSGTEASVDLDNGANMIPVVVTAQDGSQKSYIISVNGTVSDANLASLSLNTGSLSPAFDAGTTTYYANVGSDVDEIKLTASASDTKAVMLVDGIILSQGSSKTIPLSVGDNEIKLMVIAQDASTQTYSLTINRGDSDATLSSITLSEGTLSPAFAQTTTAYTATVENAVDSLTVTPTATDSGASITVNGDDASVPVDLTGGTNTITIVVTGSDGVTTRTYKIEVTRQDQITITNSSVPIGMVGVNYNESFEASGGTGAFTWSAAGLPSSLTLDSDGLLTGTPLESEVRSYAVTITAKDGNDVIGSRDYTLVIQTGCGNGAYLIASDGDAAYTGSYTDDGIPTLTVNEGVSGFTYFGVNISPVAGHSGKETCVYVLIRNGSQIAFCFNRADYDTVNYAGAGFNVKAGDVIEVYIVDNLSNNTTENPTVL, from the coding sequence ATGGAAAAATCAATTAGAATAATACCAAAATGTTTGTTGATCGTGATTGGCTTGTTGATGATTGTCGGACTTTCTCCGCAGACGGCCCTGGCAGCAACTCATACCGTTTCTGACAGCCAGACATTTGATATTAGTAGCTGTGCTGCCGGCGATATAGTTGAGGTAGATGCTGGCGCAACCGCAACGCTGACCGGAAGTCAAAATGTTCTTATCTCTTGTAGCGAGGGTGTCACACTAACGCTTGATTCGGTGACAAGCGATGTCAGTGCAACATCTAATGCCTGTGCCCTCAACTTTTCAGGCAGCGGTAACACCCTGATTCTAAGTGGAACAAACACATTTAAAAGCGGTTCTAATGAGCCTGGTATCCAAGTAGAAACAGACACAAAGCTAGAAATTAAAGGAGATGGCATTCTTGATGTAACTGGCGGAAAATATGGTGCCGGTATCGGCGGCGGCTTCTCTACCGATGGCGGTACGATTACAATATCTGGTGGTACTGTTACTGTAACCGGCGGAGATAAAGGTGCCGGTATCGGCGGCGGCTACTGCTGCTATGCAGATAGCGGTACGATTACAATATCAGGCGGCATAGTTACTGCAACCGGCGGTGAGGGAGGTGCCGGTATCGGCGGCGGCGATCATGGAGATGGCGGTACGATTGCAGTATCAGGCGGTACTGTCACTGTAACCGGCGGAGATAAAGGTGCCGGTATCGGCGGCGGTTCTTCTGGAGATGGCGGTACGATTACAGTATCAGGCGGTACTGTCACTGCAACCGGCGGCGATTCTGCTACCGGTATCGGCGGCGGCCGCAATTCGGATAACGGTACAATTACAATATCAGGCGGTACTGTCACTGCAACCGGCGGCTATGGTGGTGCCGGTATCGGCGGCGGTTCTTCTGTATATGGCAATACAATTACTACCATAACAGGGGGTACCGTTACTGCAACCGGAGGATATGGAGGTGCCGGTATCGGCGGCAGTTCTTCTTTAGGTGGCGGCACAATTTCAATAACAGGCGGTACTGTATTTGCCAAGCGTGGCTCATCGGGTAATAAAGATATTGGCCCTGGTAATTCTTCAAGTAGTGGTTCACTTTCGATCAGTGGAGATGCATTAATATTTTTAGCGAACGATGCATGCTTAACGCCCAATACAATAACCCATACACACTTTTCAAAATCAGGACCGCTCTATGGCTTTAGTCTGCCGGATGGATGGACGGATGCCGGAATCTATGCCAGAGCGTGTGTGATGACCTATGACGACAATGGTGGTACAGGCACTAAAAATGCGAATATGCCGGTAAATGGTACAATAACAGTCGATGATGACAGCGGGTTTGAAAATCCAGGGTACAACTTTAAAGAGTGGAATACTAAGGCGAACGGCAGCGGCACATCTTATGCACCAGGGGACAATATTACGGTGTCCAAAGATATAACCCTTTACGCCATTTGGACAGCAGATAAAACATCGATGATCGGGAGTATCAGTCCAGCTGACTATGATGCGCCGATTGACGGAAATGTAATCATCACCTTTAATAACGATATGGACACCTCCGTAACTGGAACGGTATCGATTAATGGCACTGCTCTCAGTGGCGGGGCCTGGTCAAACAGCGGTCGAACCTATACAATACCTTATTATGGTTTAGACTACTACCAAAGCTGTACCATAGATATTTCCGGTTTTCAGGATTCCTATGGGACTACCATGACAGATGATAGTGCCAGCTTTACCTCTGAATCTCCGGCAGACCTTTCAAGTCTCGCCGTTAATACAGGCAGCTTAAACGCTGTCTTTGATCCGGGTACAGCCGCCTACAGTGTGGATGCCTCCGGCATTGACAGCATCGGCATTACCGCCCAGACCCTTGACCCCGGAGCAAGCATGACCATTAACGGCAGCCTAACAACTTCTGGTACAGAAGCATCCGTTGACCTTGATAACGGCGCCAATATGATTCCGGTTGTCGTAACCGCCCAGGACGGCAGCCAGAAATCCTATATTATTTCTGTTAACGGAACGGTCAGCGATGCTAACTTGGCCAGCCTATCACTAAATACCGGCTCCTTAAGTCCAGCCTTTGATGCAGGGACCACCACTTACTACGCTAATGTGGGCAGCGATGTAGATGAAATTAAGCTGACCGCCTCAGCCTCTGACACAAAGGCCGTCATGCTTGTAGATGGCATCATTTTGAGCCAAGGATCTTCAAAGACGATTCCGCTTTCAGTGGGGGATAATGAAATTAAACTGATGGTCATTGCCCAGGACGCAAGCACTCAGACTTATAGCCTGACTATCAATCGTGGCGATAGTGACGCAACCCTGTCCAGTATAACCCTTTCGGAGGGGACGCTTTCGCCAGCCTTTGCACAAACGACTACTGCCTATACAGCAACCGTTGAAAATGCCGTTGACAGCCTGACGGTAACACCAACAGCGACCGACAGCGGAGCAAGTATTACTGTCAATGGCGATGATGCGTCTGTGCCTGTCGATCTAACAGGGGGTACCAATACCATTACGATTGTGGTAACCGGCAGCGATGGCGTTACCACCCGAACCTATAAAATTGAAGTGACAAGGCAGGACCAAATAACAATCACCAACAGCTCAGTGCCGATTGGAATGGTCGGAGTCAACTACAATGAAAGCTTTGAAGCCTCCGGCGGGACTGGTGCCTTTACCTGGTCTGCTGCGGGTCTGCCTAGCTCACTTACGTTAGACAGTGACGGACTTCTTACCGGTACACCTCTAGAGAGTGAAGTGAGAAGCTACGCCGTTACCATTACCGCAAAAGATGGAAATGATGTGATTGGCTCTCGTGACTACACGCTTGTTATTCAAACAGGTTGTGGTAACGGTGCCTACCTGATTGCCTCTGACGGAGATGCCGCTTACACCGGTAGCTATACCGATGATGGCATTCCGACCTTGACCGTTAATGAGGGTGTATCGGGCTTTACCTATTTTGGTGTGAATATTTCGCCGGTTGCCGGCCACAGTGGTAAAGAGACCTGTGTCTATGTGCTGATACGAAATGGCTCTCAAATTGCCTTTTGCTTTAACAGGGCGGATTACGATACGGTCAACTATGCGGGCGCCGGCTTTAACGTCAAGGCAGGCGACGTGATTGAAGTTTATATTGTGGACAATCTGTCAAATAATACGACAGAGAATCCAACAGTGCTTTAA
- a CDS encoding LuxR C-terminal-related transcriptional regulator — MLKTQNLHFTTKLLNKLSPIREYPLTIVEAPMGYGKTTAIRHFHKATDDQVLWLKIYDDSIDSFWDSFARLLGELKEEIYYELSSLGFPDDSVSMREVLRLLNNLKFSTKYFLVLDDYHLLKSPEVDLFLTMLIENKIENLHIVLITRYTSFEKMEELSLKGQLYHLTREAFELREKDITEYYQECSVTISQEQARMLHSMTEGWISALYLMLLNFIEDGILKPTDSIYKLIEKTVYKALTSKQQDFITRMSVFNHFSLRLAAFIWGKPDTAAMLDSIVRQNAFIAYDQQSKTYQIHSLFRNYLQEKLEEDGQQEILTQKAAAWYLEQGEYTIARQFLYACGDFEQILNSIEEEKARLFTRQNMATLRHYLDECPEEIRSRHHYALLILCVHFLLHNEFAAFTNTFKEVAANIGSDPSLTDKQRKTLYGEFELIYGVSCFNNLNEMAAHFEKSRQLLTGSTSIYDLKSDWTHGSLSVLYLYHRESGKLLDNIHTLKIGLPCYESLTKGNGRGGSEMMAAEYHYNQGDFLSAEVALNKALHKAQPSDQWGIVLAARFLQMRIDWMKGDFPHIFHLQSLMQEEMASRIDYHYLHNLELCQMYFYAQCDQKYKIPESLARPERGEIRLLHASFAMFNIIYGRVLLINEHYTKLIGSGDYFLETAGFYPNMLGVIYTHLYLAAGNAKLDRPAQALESLKKALDIAMPDGLYMPFAENSDYLRPILKKLAAQGIYKTELRNILALSKTYQNAREKLKTKYFPEDKQSLTDREKEIALLAAQGLTNKAIADKLFISANTVKSALKSVYSKLSINNRTLLKQHFEKINITSEV; from the coding sequence TTGCTGAAGACTCAAAATCTGCACTTCACAACAAAACTGCTTAATAAACTTTCACCAATTCGGGAATATCCTCTCACGATAGTGGAAGCGCCCATGGGGTACGGAAAAACCACCGCAATCCGACACTTTCACAAAGCTACAGACGATCAGGTGCTCTGGCTGAAGATCTATGATGACTCAATCGACAGCTTCTGGGATTCTTTTGCCAGACTGTTGGGTGAACTGAAAGAAGAAATCTATTACGAGCTTTCCAGCCTCGGTTTTCCTGACGACTCTGTCTCTATGCGGGAAGTCCTCAGGCTTCTTAATAATCTTAAATTCTCAACTAAATACTTTTTAGTTCTGGACGACTACCACCTGCTTAAAAGTCCGGAAGTTGATCTCTTTCTGACTATGCTGATCGAAAATAAGATTGAGAATCTTCACATTGTTCTGATTACCCGTTACACCAGCTTTGAAAAAATGGAAGAATTATCACTTAAAGGACAGCTCTACCATCTAACCAGAGAAGCCTTTGAGCTACGCGAAAAAGACATTACTGAATACTACCAGGAATGCAGTGTAACAATTAGCCAAGAACAGGCCAGAATGCTTCATTCAATGACCGAAGGCTGGATCAGTGCCCTCTACCTGATGCTTCTGAACTTTATTGAAGATGGCATTTTAAAGCCCACGGACAGCATCTACAAGCTGATTGAAAAAACTGTTTATAAAGCGCTTACCAGTAAACAGCAGGACTTTATAACAAGGATGTCCGTTTTTAATCATTTTTCGCTCAGGCTGGCCGCGTTTATATGGGGAAAACCGGACACTGCGGCAATGCTGGATTCAATCGTCAGGCAAAATGCCTTTATCGCTTATGACCAACAATCGAAAACTTATCAGATTCACAGTCTGTTTAGAAACTATCTCCAGGAAAAGCTGGAAGAAGATGGTCAGCAGGAAATCCTGACTCAAAAGGCCGCTGCCTGGTACCTTGAACAAGGCGAATATACCATTGCCCGGCAGTTCCTGTACGCCTGCGGCGACTTTGAACAGATTTTAAACTCTATCGAGGAAGAAAAAGCTCGGCTCTTTACCCGTCAGAATATGGCAACCCTGCGTCATTATCTCGATGAATGTCCAGAAGAAATCAGAAGTCGTCATCATTACGCCTTGCTGATTCTGTGTGTTCATTTTCTTCTGCACAATGAATTTGCGGCTTTTACAAACACGTTTAAGGAAGTGGCCGCAAATATTGGTTCGGATCCTTCTTTAACCGACAAGCAGCGCAAGACCCTGTACGGAGAATTTGAACTTATCTACGGTGTTTCCTGCTTCAATAATCTGAACGAAATGGCCGCTCATTTTGAGAAATCCCGGCAGCTGCTGACCGGATCAACTTCAATTTACGATCTGAAATCCGACTGGACTCACGGTTCCCTCTCGGTTTTATACCTTTATCACCGGGAAAGCGGCAAACTTTTGGATAATATACATACTTTAAAAATCGGCCTGCCTTGTTATGAAAGTCTGACAAAAGGCAATGGCCGCGGAGGCAGTGAAATGATGGCGGCCGAATATCATTATAATCAGGGTGACTTTTTAAGTGCCGAAGTAGCCTTGAATAAAGCCCTTCATAAAGCGCAACCATCTGATCAGTGGGGCATTGTACTGGCAGCACGGTTTCTGCAGATGCGTATTGACTGGATGAAAGGGGATTTTCCTCATATCTTTCATCTACAATCGCTGATGCAGGAAGAGATGGCAAGCCGCATTGATTATCATTACCTGCATAATCTGGAGCTGTGTCAGATGTATTTTTACGCCCAATGTGATCAGAAGTATAAAATACCAGAAAGCCTGGCCCGTCCGGAACGCGGTGAAATCCGTCTGCTCCACGCTTCTTTTGCCATGTTCAATATCATCTACGGCCGGGTACTCCTGATCAATGAACACTATACCAAACTGATCGGCAGCGGGGATTATTTTCTAGAAACTGCCGGCTTTTATCCTAATATGCTGGGGGTAATCTACACTCATCTTTATCTGGCGGCAGGAAATGCTAAATTAGATCGTCCTGCCCAGGCCCTCGAAAGCCTGAAAAAAGCGCTGGACATTGCCATGCCAGACGGACTTTATATGCCCTTTGCCGAGAACAGTGACTATCTCAGACCAATTCTTAAAAAGTTGGCAGCTCAGGGGATTTATAAAACAGAACTCAGAAATATTCTTGCCCTTTCTAAAACCTATCAAAATGCCAGAGAAAAATTAAAAACGAAATACTTTCCTGAAGACAAACAAAGCCTCACCGACCGCGAAAAAGAAATTGCCCTTCTGGCAGCCCAGGGACTAACTAATAAAGCAATTGCCGACAAACTCTTTATTTCGGCCAATACGGTCAAATCAGCGCTTAAATCGGTCTATTCAAAACTGTCCATTAATAACAGGACCCTGTTAAAGCAGCACTTTGAAAAGATTAATATTACGAGCGAAGTATAA
- a CDS encoding cadherin-like beta sandwich domain-containing protein — translation MGERGIEKSIRRIPQCLLIIIGLFMIIALQPQIARAVTHTVSDGQSFDISSCTAGDTVNVDAGVTATLTGSQNVLISCGEGVTLTLDSVTSDVSETYDACALCFTGSGNTLILSGASMLKSGENEAGVLVEDETELEIQGDGSLDGTGGDNGAGIGGGNNGTGGTITITSGTVTATGGAFAAGIGGGFEGAGGTITISGGTVTATSGGYSAGIGGSMYGDGGTITISSGIVNATGGYCGAGIGGGAYANGGTITITGGTINAIGGYGGAAIGGGFNGGMFAVDGMGDGGTITISSGTVTATGGDGSAGIGGGAAGGGGTISISSGTIYAKHGDNGNNDIGPGTSASDGSLSISGDALVFLANDTCLTPDTQTHIHYLASYSFYGLPDGWTDAGIYGIPCLLAYDDNGGTGDGELENSLVGIIITIADDSSFMNPGYTFKEWNTRVDGSGTSYEPGESIRLSGDLTLYAIWTPEEAAMVGNISPADNDAPIDGNVVITFNNDMDTSVTGTVSINGTALSGGAWSNSGRTYTIPYSGLDYFQSCSIDISGFQDSYGTTMTADSASFTTKAPADLSSLAVNTGSLSPGFDPDTAAYSVDATGINSIGITAQSLDSGASMTINGSEATSGTKVSVSLDNGANMIPIVVTAQDSSQKSYIISVNGTVSVADLASLSLNTGSLSPAFEAGTTTYYANVGSDIDEITLTASASDEKAIMLLDGVILSQGASKTIPLSVGDNEVELMVIAQDASTQTYSLTINRGDSDATLSDLSLSEGTLSPTFAQTTTAYTATVGNAVDSLTVTPTATDSGADIMVNGNDASVPVNLTVGTNTITIVVTGSDAVTTRTYTINVTRQNQITITNSSMPVGMVGVTYNESFEASGGTDVFTWSATGLPGSLSLDSSGLLSGTPVESEVGSYAVTITAKDGNDVTGSRNYTLVIQAGCGNGAYLIASDGDAAYTGSYTDDGIPTLTVNKGVSGFTYFGVDISPVTGHAGEEVCLFVHKRDGVQLGMNAVKADFDTVGSAYAAFNIKSGDVIEVYIVDDLTNNTSDNPTVL, via the coding sequence ATGGGAGAAAGAGGAATTGAAAAATCAATTAGAAGAATACCGCAATGCTTATTGATTATCATTGGTTTGTTTATGATCATCGCGCTGCAGCCGCAGATAGCTCGGGCGGTAACGCACACCGTATCAGACGGCCAGTCATTTGATATTAGCAGCTGTACTGCCGGCGATACAGTTAATGTAGATGCAGGTGTAACCGCAACACTGACCGGAAGTCAAAATGTTCTTATCTCTTGTGGTGAGGGTGTCACACTAACGCTTGATTCGGTGACAAGCGATGTCAGTGAAACATATGATGCTTGTGCTCTTTGCTTTACAGGCAGCGGTAACACCCTGATTTTAAGTGGGGCAAGTATGCTTAAAAGCGGAGAAAATGAAGCGGGTGTCCTTGTGGAAGACGAGACTGAACTTGAAATACAGGGTGATGGAAGTCTTGATGGAACAGGCGGAGATAATGGTGCCGGCATCGGCGGTGGCAATAATGGAACTGGCGGTACGATTACCATAACGAGTGGTACAGTCACTGCAACCGGCGGAGCCTTCGCTGCCGGTATCGGCGGCGGTTTCGAAGGAGCTGGCGGTACGATTACGATATCGGGTGGTACGGTTACTGCAACTAGTGGAGGTTACAGCGCCGGTATCGGAGGCAGTATGTATGGAGATGGAGGCACGATCACAATATCGAGCGGTATCGTTAATGCAACCGGTGGATATTGTGGTGCTGGCATCGGCGGTGGCGCTTATGCAAATGGCGGTACGATTACCATAACGGGTGGTACGATCAATGCAATCGGAGGTTACGGAGGTGCTGCTATTGGAGGAGGTTTTAATGGCGGAATGTTTGCCGTTGATGGTATGGGAGATGGCGGTACGATCACGATATCAAGTGGTACAGTCACTGCAACCGGCGGAGACGGTAGTGCCGGTATCGGCGGTGGTGCAGCTGGAGGAGGAGGCACGATTTCTATATCCAGCGGTACTATATATGCAAAACATGGTGATAACGGTAATAACGATATTGGCCCAGGTACTAGTGCAAGTGATGGTTCACTTTCAATCAGCGGTGACGCCTTGGTGTTTTTAGCAAATGATACCTGTTTAACACCCGATACACAAACCCATATACACTATTTGGCATCATATTCTTTCTATGGACTACCGGACGGATGGACTGATGCGGGCATCTATGGTATACCCTGTTTGTTGGCATATGACGACAACGGAGGGACAGGTGATGGTGAACTAGAAAATTCACTCGTCGGCATTATTATAACAATTGCTGACGATAGCAGCTTTATGAATCCAGGATACACATTTAAAGAGTGGAATACCAGAGTGGACGGCAGTGGAACAAGTTATGAACCAGGTGAAAGTATTAGACTATCCGGTGATCTAACCCTGTATGCCATTTGGACACCTGAAGAAGCAGCAATGGTTGGGAATATCAGTCCAGCTGACAACGATGCGCCGATTGACGGAAATGTAGTCATCACCTTTAATAACGATATGGATACCTCAGTAACCGGAACGGTATCGATTAATGGCACTGCTCTCAGTGGCGGGGCCTGGTCTAACAGCGGTCGAACCTATACAATACCTTATTCTGGTTTAGACTACTTCCAAAGCTGTAGCATAGATATTTCCGGTTTTCAGGATTCCTATGGGACAACCATGACAGCCGATAGTGCCAGCTTCACCACTAAAGCACCGGCAGACCTTTCGAGCCTTGCCGTTAATACGGGCAGCCTAAGCCCGGGCTTTGACCCGGATACAGCCGCCTACAGCGTGGATGCCACCGGCATTAACAGCATCGGCATTACTGCCCAGTCCCTTGATTCCGGAGCAAGCATGACCATTAACGGGTCGGAAGCAACTTCCGGCACTAAAGTAAGTGTCAGCCTCGATAACGGCGCCAATATGATACCAATTGTTGTAACCGCCCAGGACAGCAGCCAGAAATCCTATATCATCTCCGTTAACGGTACGGTCAGCGTTGCCGACTTGGCCAGCCTGTCACTAAATACCGGCTCATTAAGTCCGGCCTTTGAGGCAGGGACTACCACTTACTACGCCAATGTGGGCAGCGATATAGATGAAATTACACTGACTGCCTCAGCTTCTGATGAAAAGGCCATCATGCTTTTAGACGGCGTCATTTTAAGCCAGGGAGCTTCAAAGACCATTCCGCTTTCAGTGGGGGATAATGAAGTAGAACTGATGGTCATTGCCCAGGATGCATCGACTCAAACCTATAGCCTGACCATCAACCGCGGTGACAGTGACGCAACCCTGTCCGATTTGAGCCTATCAGAGGGGACGCTTTCGCCGACCTTTGCACAAACGACCACTGCCTATACAGCAACCGTTGGAAATGCTGTTGACAGTCTGACGGTGACACCAACAGCGACCGACAGCGGAGCAGATATTATGGTCAATGGCAATGATGCCTCTGTGCCGGTCAATCTGACAGTAGGTACCAATACCATTACGATTGTGGTAACCGGCAGCGATGCCGTTACCACCCGAACCTATACCATAAATGTGACAAGGCAGAACCAGATTACAATCACCAACAGCTCAATGCCGGTTGGCATGGTTGGGGTCACCTACAATGAAAGCTTTGAAGCCTCCGGCGGGACTGATGTCTTTACCTGGTCAGCGACAGGTCTACCAGGCTCACTTAGTTTAGACAGTTCAGGACTGCTCTCCGGCACACCCGTTGAGAGTGAGGTTGGTAGCTACGCCGTTACCATTACCGCAAAAGATGGAAATGATGTAACTGGCTCTCGTAACTACACGCTTGTTATCCAAGCAGGTTGTGGTAACGGTGCCTACCTGATAGCTTCTGACGGAGATGCCGCTTACACTGGCAGCTATACCGATGACGGCATTCCGACTCTGACCGTTAATAAGGGTGTATCGGGCTTTACCTATTTTGGCGTAGACATTTCGCCGGTAACCGGACATGCCGGGGAAGAAGTCTGTTTATTTGTCCACAAAAGAGACGGTGTTCAGCTTGGTATGAATGCCGTTAAAGCGGATTTTGACACAGTAGGAAGCGCTTATGCAGCTTTTAATATTAAATCTGGAGATGTAATCGAAGTCTATATCGTCGATGATTTGACAAATAATACCTCGGATAATCCCACTGTTCTTTAG
- a CDS encoding 2-oxoacid:ferredoxin oxidoreductase subunit beta, whose product MTKYQTYETAWCPGCGNFSILDCLKTALEELELEPHKVLMVAGIGQAAKIPQYINANAFCGLHGRALPPAVAAKMVNEELTVIVSTGDGDTYGEGGNHFIHNVRRNVDIAHFVHDNQVYGLTKGQSSPTSGIGFVTGVQPSGNINTPLNPLLMALAAGAGFVARGFSGHKQHLVSLMKQAIEYKGYAIIDILQPCVSFNKINTYQWYNQRVYELDKNYDSSDKIGAIQKTMEFGETIPLGVLYKEEMPTFNEKNEVLKNGPLPLNKDVEAEKLENLINEFI is encoded by the coding sequence TTGACTAAGTATCAAACATATGAAACGGCCTGGTGCCCAGGATGCGGAAATTTCAGTATACTGGATTGTTTAAAAACAGCCCTGGAAGAACTGGAACTGGAACCACATAAGGTTTTAATGGTGGCCGGAATTGGCCAGGCTGCAAAAATTCCCCAGTATATCAATGCCAATGCTTTTTGCGGTTTGCACGGACGAGCCCTTCCTCCGGCCGTCGCGGCCAAGATGGTCAATGAGGAATTAACCGTTATTGTCAGTACCGGTGATGGCGATACATATGGTGAAGGCGGTAATCACTTTATTCATAATGTCCGTCGAAACGTTGACATTGCCCATTTTGTCCATGATAATCAGGTTTACGGCCTAACTAAAGGACAGTCTTCGCCTACCTCGGGGATTGGTTTTGTTACCGGCGTACAGCCTTCCGGAAATATCAATACACCCTTGAACCCGCTACTGATGGCATTAGCCGCGGGAGCCGGTTTTGTGGCTAGGGGATTTTCCGGACATAAGCAACATCTAGTTTCCCTTATGAAGCAGGCGATTGAATACAAAGGTTACGCCATAATCGATATCTTACAACCTTGCGTAAGTTTTAATAAAATTAATACCTATCAGTGGTACAATCAGAGAGTTTATGAGCTTGATAAAAATTATGATTCAAGCGATAAAATCGGCGCTATTCAGAAAACTATGGAATTTGGTGAAACGATCCCTCTGGGAGTACTCTATAAAGAAGAGATGCCTACATTCAATGAAAAAAATGAAGTCCTGAAAAACGGTCCTTTGCCTTTGAATAAAGATGTAGAAGCTGAAAAACTGGAAAATTTAATTAATGAGTTTATTTAA
- a CDS encoding DUF2442 domain-containing protein, translating into MTEIKAVKAKENYQLEVNLTNGSIITLNLKPKLKTIRFGLLRDEAFFQRAETDGRVISWGNKVELSTSEVFEMIKK; encoded by the coding sequence ATGACTGAAATCAAAGCAGTAAAAGCAAAAGAAAATTATCAGCTGGAGGTAAATCTTACCAACGGCAGTATTATTACCCTGAATTTAAAACCTAAGCTTAAAACCATCCGCTTTGGCCTGCTGCGTGATGAAGCCTTTTTTCAGAGGGCTGAAACCGACGGCAGGGTCATCAGCTGGGGCAATAAGGTTGAACTGTCAACCAGCGAAGTTTTTGAAATGATAAAAAAATAA
- a CDS encoding DUF2442 domain-containing protein, protein MTEIKAVKAKENYQLEVNLTNGSMITLNLKPKLETIRFGLLRDEAFFQRAETDGRVISWGNKVELSTSEVFDMIKK, encoded by the coding sequence ATGACTGAAATCAAAGCAGTAAAAGCAAAGGAAAATTATCAGCTGGAAGTTAACCTTACTAACGGCAGCATGATTACCCTGAATTTAAAACCTAAGCTAGAGACCATCCGCTTTGGCCTGCTGCGCGATGAAGCCTTTTTTCAGAGGGCTGAAACCGACGGCAGGGTCATCAGTTGGGGCAATAAGGTAGAACTGTCAACCAGCGAAGTTTTTGATATGATTAAAAAATAA